The Episyrphus balteatus chromosome 4, idEpiBalt1.1, whole genome shotgun sequence genome includes a window with the following:
- the LOC129918556 gene encoding nuclear hormone receptor HR78 isoform X4 — protein sequence MKNKLIQNMETSSDYSDEKPSSVNLTTHHSSSSSTGGGGSAGNMSVELCLVCGDRASGRHYGAISCEGCKGFFKRSIRKQLGYQCRGAMNCEVTKHHRNRCQFCRLQKCLASGMRTVQHERKPILDKKEPLVSSGNSTNTGSPSSYQRGKGYSHQNASSPTSAAAAVGSLTGSAASAAAALSIDSSAVTSSVFPPIPSFNFADLTQTLMFAQQQQQQQQQQQAQQVPKIENYCYSPEEATIDEDSMDNSTLCASSNNNNNNNSNTSVLNTSVSETLPNTAASSVHLIQTSIDKTIIGKSLELLNAVQLHYDRSGGSQFDGLIKNEIDDEMDDESMENCTLLDEAIFEGPLLQDQQVAFILQVPSLVSTYLNNHYVCESSSRIIFLTAYWMKKVIAFDQLDEKIQTKLMRRHWPQLFALALAQCTVLSIGTIMSTLVANIRQLSEVEKIEPDKIRKLCEHTLRLHEFIETVKTLDMHDYEFAYLRLILVFNTDGAVNIKDMNGRNYIKRVQLHAMMGLRNYLTETIPLQDEMEERFNNIILRLMPLCALEADVVEELFFANLIGQIQIENMIPYVLKLCSNGV from the exons atgaaaaataaactaattcaaaatatggAAACAAGTTCTGATTATTCTGATg AAAAACCTTCTTCAGTGAATCTCACTACACAtcattcttcttcttcgtctacTGGAGGAGGTGGAAGTGCAGGCAATATGAGTGTAGAATTATGTTTGGTATGCGGCGACCGTGCCTCTGGTCGCCACTACGGAGCCATCAGCTGCGAGGGTTGCAAAGGCTTCTTTAAGCGATCGATTCGCAAACAACTCGGTTACCAGTGTCGCGGGGCAATGAACTGTGAGGTGACAAAACATCATCGCAATCGTTGTCAGTTTTGCCGATTGCAGAAATGTTTAGCCAGCGGCATGAGAA cCGTCCAACATGAAAGAAAACCAATATTAGATAAAAAAGAACCATTAGTTAGTTCTGGGAATAGTACAAATACAGGCAGTCCGTCAAGTTATCAACGGGGTAAAGGATATAGTCATCAAAATGCATCATCACCCAcgtcagcagcagcagcagtaggTTCATTGACTGGGTCAGCGGCCTCAGCGGCCGCTGCTTTGTCAATTGACAGCAGTGCGGTGACGTCAAGTGTATTTCCACCTATACCgagttttaattttgcagacTTAACGCAGACTTTGA TGTTtgcacagcaacaacaacaacagcagcagcaacagcaagcCCAACAAGTACCTAAGATCGAAAATTATTGCTATTCCCCCGAGGAAGCTACCATAGATGAGGATTCAATGGATAACAGTACTCTGTGTGCTTCgagcaataacaacaacaataacaacagcAACACAAGTGTTTTAAACACATCAGTCTCTGAGACTCTTCCCAATACTGCTGCCTCCTCAGTCCACCTCATACAGACGTCAATTGATAAGACAATAATTGGAAAGTCACTGGAACTTCTTAACGCTGTCCAGCTTCACTACGATCGTAGTGGAGGTTCACAATTCGATGGTCTTATAAAGAATGAAATCGATGACGAAATGGATGATGAAAGTATGGAAAATTGTACACTTCTGGATGAAGCCATTTTTGAAGGACCACTTCTTCAAGATCAACAAGTGGCATTTATACTGCAAGTGCCGTCACTTGTGTCGACTTATCTAAACAACCATTACGTATGCGAGAGTAGCAGTAGAATTATATTTCTCACGGCTTATTGGATGAAGAAAGTAATCGCCTTCGATCAGCTGGACGAAAAAATCCAGACGAAATTAATGCGACGGCATTGGCCGCAATTATTTGCTTTAGCGCTGGCGCAATGTACAGTCCTTTCCATCGGTACCATCATGAGCACTTTGGTGGCAAATATTCGACAACTCTCCGAAGTGGAAAAAATCGAACCAGACAAGATACGTAAACTCTGCGAGCACACATTGCGGTTGCACGAGTTTATTGAGACAGTAAAGACTCTGGACATGCACGATTATGAATTCGCTTACCTGCGATTGATACTGGTCTTCAATACGGACGGAGCTGTCAACATTAAAGACATGAATGGCCGGAATTACATTAAACGAGTCCAACTTCATGCAATGATGGGACTTCGTAATTATCTCACTGAAACAATCCCGCTGCAGGATGAGATGGAAGAAAGATTCAATAATATCATTCTACGTCTGATGCCACTGTGTGCCTTGGAAGCTGATGTCGTCGAAGAATTATTCTTTGCCAATTTAATTGGtcaaattcaaattgaaaatatgATACCTTATGTACTTAAGTTATGTAGCAATGGTGTTTAG
- the LOC129918556 gene encoding nuclear hormone receptor HR78 isoform X2, giving the protein MKNKLIQNMETSSDYSDEKPSSVNLTTHHSSSSSTGGGGSAGNMSVELCLVCGDRASGRHYGAISCEGCKGFFKRSIRKQLGYQCRGAMNCEVTKHHRNRCQFCRLQKCLASGMRTVQHERKPILDKKEPLVSSGNSTNTGSPSSYQRGKGYSHQNASSPTSAAAAVGSLTGSAASAAAALSIDSSAVTSSVFPPIPSFNFADLTQTLSEYLFAQQQQQQQQQQQAQQVPKIENYCYSPEEATIDEDSMDNSTLCASSNNNNNNNSNTSVLNTSVSETLPNTAASSVHLIQTSIDKTIIGKSLELLNAVQLHYDRSGGSQFDGLIKNEIDDEMDDESMENCTLLDEAIFEGPLLQDQQVAFILQVPSLVSTYLNNHYVCESSSRIIFLTAYWMKKVIAFDQLDEKIQTKLMRRHWPQLFALALAQCTVLSIGTIMSTLVANIRQLSEVEKIEPDKIRKLCEHTLRLHEFIETVKTLDMHDYEFAYLRLILVFNTDGAVNIKDMNGRNYIKRVQLHAMMGLRNYLTETIPLQDEMEERFNNIILRLMPLCALEADVVEELFFANLIGQIQIENMIPYVLKLCSNGV; this is encoded by the exons atgaaaaataaactaattcaaaatatggAAACAAGTTCTGATTATTCTGATg AAAAACCTTCTTCAGTGAATCTCACTACACAtcattcttcttcttcgtctacTGGAGGAGGTGGAAGTGCAGGCAATATGAGTGTAGAATTATGTTTGGTATGCGGCGACCGTGCCTCTGGTCGCCACTACGGAGCCATCAGCTGCGAGGGTTGCAAAGGCTTCTTTAAGCGATCGATTCGCAAACAACTCGGTTACCAGTGTCGCGGGGCAATGAACTGTGAGGTGACAAAACATCATCGCAATCGTTGTCAGTTTTGCCGATTGCAGAAATGTTTAGCCAGCGGCATGAGAA cCGTCCAACATGAAAGAAAACCAATATTAGATAAAAAAGAACCATTAGTTAGTTCTGGGAATAGTACAAATACAGGCAGTCCGTCAAGTTATCAACGGGGTAAAGGATATAGTCATCAAAATGCATCATCACCCAcgtcagcagcagcagcagtaggTTCATTGACTGGGTCAGCGGCCTCAGCGGCCGCTGCTTTGTCAATTGACAGCAGTGCGGTGACGTCAAGTGTATTTCCACCTATACCgagttttaattttgcagacTTAACGCAGACTTTGAGTGAGTATT TGTTtgcacagcaacaacaacaacagcagcagcaacagcaagcCCAACAAGTACCTAAGATCGAAAATTATTGCTATTCCCCCGAGGAAGCTACCATAGATGAGGATTCAATGGATAACAGTACTCTGTGTGCTTCgagcaataacaacaacaataacaacagcAACACAAGTGTTTTAAACACATCAGTCTCTGAGACTCTTCCCAATACTGCTGCCTCCTCAGTCCACCTCATACAGACGTCAATTGATAAGACAATAATTGGAAAGTCACTGGAACTTCTTAACGCTGTCCAGCTTCACTACGATCGTAGTGGAGGTTCACAATTCGATGGTCTTATAAAGAATGAAATCGATGACGAAATGGATGATGAAAGTATGGAAAATTGTACACTTCTGGATGAAGCCATTTTTGAAGGACCACTTCTTCAAGATCAACAAGTGGCATTTATACTGCAAGTGCCGTCACTTGTGTCGACTTATCTAAACAACCATTACGTATGCGAGAGTAGCAGTAGAATTATATTTCTCACGGCTTATTGGATGAAGAAAGTAATCGCCTTCGATCAGCTGGACGAAAAAATCCAGACGAAATTAATGCGACGGCATTGGCCGCAATTATTTGCTTTAGCGCTGGCGCAATGTACAGTCCTTTCCATCGGTACCATCATGAGCACTTTGGTGGCAAATATTCGACAACTCTCCGAAGTGGAAAAAATCGAACCAGACAAGATACGTAAACTCTGCGAGCACACATTGCGGTTGCACGAGTTTATTGAGACAGTAAAGACTCTGGACATGCACGATTATGAATTCGCTTACCTGCGATTGATACTGGTCTTCAATACGGACGGAGCTGTCAACATTAAAGACATGAATGGCCGGAATTACATTAAACGAGTCCAACTTCATGCAATGATGGGACTTCGTAATTATCTCACTGAAACAATCCCGCTGCAGGATGAGATGGAAGAAAGATTCAATAATATCATTCTACGTCTGATGCCACTGTGTGCCTTGGAAGCTGATGTCGTCGAAGAATTATTCTTTGCCAATTTAATTGGtcaaattcaaattgaaaatatgATACCTTATGTACTTAAGTTATGTAGCAATGGTGTTTAG
- the LOC129918556 gene encoding nuclear hormone receptor HR78 isoform X1 has protein sequence MKNKLIQNMETSSDYSDEKPSSVNLTTHHSSSSSTGGGGSAGNMSVELCLVCGDRASGRHYGAISCEGCKGFFKRSIRKQLGYQCRGAMNCEVTKHHRNRCQFCRLQKCLASGMRSDSVQHERKPILDKKEPLVSSGNSTNTGSPSSYQRGKGYSHQNASSPTSAAAAVGSLTGSAASAAAALSIDSSAVTSSVFPPIPSFNFADLTQTLSEYLFAQQQQQQQQQQQAQQVPKIENYCYSPEEATIDEDSMDNSTLCASSNNNNNNNSNTSVLNTSVSETLPNTAASSVHLIQTSIDKTIIGKSLELLNAVQLHYDRSGGSQFDGLIKNEIDDEMDDESMENCTLLDEAIFEGPLLQDQQVAFILQVPSLVSTYLNNHYVCESSSRIIFLTAYWMKKVIAFDQLDEKIQTKLMRRHWPQLFALALAQCTVLSIGTIMSTLVANIRQLSEVEKIEPDKIRKLCEHTLRLHEFIETVKTLDMHDYEFAYLRLILVFNTDGAVNIKDMNGRNYIKRVQLHAMMGLRNYLTETIPLQDEMEERFNNIILRLMPLCALEADVVEELFFANLIGQIQIENMIPYVLKLCSNGV, from the exons atgaaaaataaactaattcaaaatatggAAACAAGTTCTGATTATTCTGATg AAAAACCTTCTTCAGTGAATCTCACTACACAtcattcttcttcttcgtctacTGGAGGAGGTGGAAGTGCAGGCAATATGAGTGTAGAATTATGTTTGGTATGCGGCGACCGTGCCTCTGGTCGCCACTACGGAGCCATCAGCTGCGAGGGTTGCAAAGGCTTCTTTAAGCGATCGATTCGCAAACAACTCGGTTACCAGTGTCGCGGGGCAATGAACTGTGAGGTGACAAAACATCATCGCAATCGTTGTCAGTTTTGCCGATTGCAGAAATGTTTAGCCAGCGGCATGAGAAGTGATT cCGTCCAACATGAAAGAAAACCAATATTAGATAAAAAAGAACCATTAGTTAGTTCTGGGAATAGTACAAATACAGGCAGTCCGTCAAGTTATCAACGGGGTAAAGGATATAGTCATCAAAATGCATCATCACCCAcgtcagcagcagcagcagtaggTTCATTGACTGGGTCAGCGGCCTCAGCGGCCGCTGCTTTGTCAATTGACAGCAGTGCGGTGACGTCAAGTGTATTTCCACCTATACCgagttttaattttgcagacTTAACGCAGACTTTGAGTGAGTATT TGTTtgcacagcaacaacaacaacagcagcagcaacagcaagcCCAACAAGTACCTAAGATCGAAAATTATTGCTATTCCCCCGAGGAAGCTACCATAGATGAGGATTCAATGGATAACAGTACTCTGTGTGCTTCgagcaataacaacaacaataacaacagcAACACAAGTGTTTTAAACACATCAGTCTCTGAGACTCTTCCCAATACTGCTGCCTCCTCAGTCCACCTCATACAGACGTCAATTGATAAGACAATAATTGGAAAGTCACTGGAACTTCTTAACGCTGTCCAGCTTCACTACGATCGTAGTGGAGGTTCACAATTCGATGGTCTTATAAAGAATGAAATCGATGACGAAATGGATGATGAAAGTATGGAAAATTGTACACTTCTGGATGAAGCCATTTTTGAAGGACCACTTCTTCAAGATCAACAAGTGGCATTTATACTGCAAGTGCCGTCACTTGTGTCGACTTATCTAAACAACCATTACGTATGCGAGAGTAGCAGTAGAATTATATTTCTCACGGCTTATTGGATGAAGAAAGTAATCGCCTTCGATCAGCTGGACGAAAAAATCCAGACGAAATTAATGCGACGGCATTGGCCGCAATTATTTGCTTTAGCGCTGGCGCAATGTACAGTCCTTTCCATCGGTACCATCATGAGCACTTTGGTGGCAAATATTCGACAACTCTCCGAAGTGGAAAAAATCGAACCAGACAAGATACGTAAACTCTGCGAGCACACATTGCGGTTGCACGAGTTTATTGAGACAGTAAAGACTCTGGACATGCACGATTATGAATTCGCTTACCTGCGATTGATACTGGTCTTCAATACGGACGGAGCTGTCAACATTAAAGACATGAATGGCCGGAATTACATTAAACGAGTCCAACTTCATGCAATGATGGGACTTCGTAATTATCTCACTGAAACAATCCCGCTGCAGGATGAGATGGAAGAAAGATTCAATAATATCATTCTACGTCTGATGCCACTGTGTGCCTTGGAAGCTGATGTCGTCGAAGAATTATTCTTTGCCAATTTAATTGGtcaaattcaaattgaaaatatgATACCTTATGTACTTAAGTTATGTAGCAATGGTGTTTAG
- the LOC129918556 gene encoding nuclear hormone receptor HR78 isoform X3: MKNKLIQNMETSSDYSDEKPSSVNLTTHHSSSSSTGGGGSAGNMSVELCLVCGDRASGRHYGAISCEGCKGFFKRSIRKQLGYQCRGAMNCEVTKHHRNRCQFCRLQKCLASGMRSDSVQHERKPILDKKEPLVSSGNSTNTGSPSSYQRGKGYSHQNASSPTSAAAAVGSLTGSAASAAAALSIDSSAVTSSVFPPIPSFNFADLTQTLMFAQQQQQQQQQQQAQQVPKIENYCYSPEEATIDEDSMDNSTLCASSNNNNNNNSNTSVLNTSVSETLPNTAASSVHLIQTSIDKTIIGKSLELLNAVQLHYDRSGGSQFDGLIKNEIDDEMDDESMENCTLLDEAIFEGPLLQDQQVAFILQVPSLVSTYLNNHYVCESSSRIIFLTAYWMKKVIAFDQLDEKIQTKLMRRHWPQLFALALAQCTVLSIGTIMSTLVANIRQLSEVEKIEPDKIRKLCEHTLRLHEFIETVKTLDMHDYEFAYLRLILVFNTDGAVNIKDMNGRNYIKRVQLHAMMGLRNYLTETIPLQDEMEERFNNIILRLMPLCALEADVVEELFFANLIGQIQIENMIPYVLKLCSNGV, translated from the exons atgaaaaataaactaattcaaaatatggAAACAAGTTCTGATTATTCTGATg AAAAACCTTCTTCAGTGAATCTCACTACACAtcattcttcttcttcgtctacTGGAGGAGGTGGAAGTGCAGGCAATATGAGTGTAGAATTATGTTTGGTATGCGGCGACCGTGCCTCTGGTCGCCACTACGGAGCCATCAGCTGCGAGGGTTGCAAAGGCTTCTTTAAGCGATCGATTCGCAAACAACTCGGTTACCAGTGTCGCGGGGCAATGAACTGTGAGGTGACAAAACATCATCGCAATCGTTGTCAGTTTTGCCGATTGCAGAAATGTTTAGCCAGCGGCATGAGAAGTGATT cCGTCCAACATGAAAGAAAACCAATATTAGATAAAAAAGAACCATTAGTTAGTTCTGGGAATAGTACAAATACAGGCAGTCCGTCAAGTTATCAACGGGGTAAAGGATATAGTCATCAAAATGCATCATCACCCAcgtcagcagcagcagcagtaggTTCATTGACTGGGTCAGCGGCCTCAGCGGCCGCTGCTTTGTCAATTGACAGCAGTGCGGTGACGTCAAGTGTATTTCCACCTATACCgagttttaattttgcagacTTAACGCAGACTTTGA TGTTtgcacagcaacaacaacaacagcagcagcaacagcaagcCCAACAAGTACCTAAGATCGAAAATTATTGCTATTCCCCCGAGGAAGCTACCATAGATGAGGATTCAATGGATAACAGTACTCTGTGTGCTTCgagcaataacaacaacaataacaacagcAACACAAGTGTTTTAAACACATCAGTCTCTGAGACTCTTCCCAATACTGCTGCCTCCTCAGTCCACCTCATACAGACGTCAATTGATAAGACAATAATTGGAAAGTCACTGGAACTTCTTAACGCTGTCCAGCTTCACTACGATCGTAGTGGAGGTTCACAATTCGATGGTCTTATAAAGAATGAAATCGATGACGAAATGGATGATGAAAGTATGGAAAATTGTACACTTCTGGATGAAGCCATTTTTGAAGGACCACTTCTTCAAGATCAACAAGTGGCATTTATACTGCAAGTGCCGTCACTTGTGTCGACTTATCTAAACAACCATTACGTATGCGAGAGTAGCAGTAGAATTATATTTCTCACGGCTTATTGGATGAAGAAAGTAATCGCCTTCGATCAGCTGGACGAAAAAATCCAGACGAAATTAATGCGACGGCATTGGCCGCAATTATTTGCTTTAGCGCTGGCGCAATGTACAGTCCTTTCCATCGGTACCATCATGAGCACTTTGGTGGCAAATATTCGACAACTCTCCGAAGTGGAAAAAATCGAACCAGACAAGATACGTAAACTCTGCGAGCACACATTGCGGTTGCACGAGTTTATTGAGACAGTAAAGACTCTGGACATGCACGATTATGAATTCGCTTACCTGCGATTGATACTGGTCTTCAATACGGACGGAGCTGTCAACATTAAAGACATGAATGGCCGGAATTACATTAAACGAGTCCAACTTCATGCAATGATGGGACTTCGTAATTATCTCACTGAAACAATCCCGCTGCAGGATGAGATGGAAGAAAGATTCAATAATATCATTCTACGTCTGATGCCACTGTGTGCCTTGGAAGCTGATGTCGTCGAAGAATTATTCTTTGCCAATTTAATTGGtcaaattcaaattgaaaatatgATACCTTATGTACTTAAGTTATGTAGCAATGGTGTTTAG